CAGGGAGAGGCCCACTTTTTCTGTTACACAATTTTCGCATTGTGTTATACAATTGTGGGTTTAGGGCCTAAATGCTGTTAAAATGTCCTAAAAACGGAGGCTTGGAGCTATAAATTATAGCCATGCTAAATGCTAGGGGAGTTGAGTTTTAGAACTGAAACCAAGAAATTTGAAGCGTCTTAATTATGCAGGTAGATAAAAAATAAAAGCAGAGCCTTTACCTAGTTCGCTTGTTGCGTATATAAAACCACGATGATTTTCTACAATCTTTTTACAAATTGCAAGGCCAATACCTGTGCCCGTATATTCTGATTTTTGGTGCAAGCGTTGGAAGACTTCGAATATTTTTTCGGAATGTTCTGTAGAAAAACCTATACCATTGTCTATGATGGTAATCTTATAATAAGTATTGGCCATCTTAAAGAAGTCCTCGGGAATCTGTTTGGCGTGTACCTTCTCTGCCTGAATGGTAAGGGAAGGTGTTACATCTGCTACTTTGTATTTAAGCGCATTAGAGATGAGATTATTAAATAACTGTTCTAATTGATAGGATACGCCTTTAAGAGTAGGAAGGTTTTCACTTTTAATATTAGCTCCTGTATTTTCAATATTTGTAGAAAGATCTTCTTTTACCTTTTGCAGTACTTGGTTTAAATCTATAAGTTCAAAATCTTCATGTTTTGAATCAATTCTAGAATAGGTTAATAGATTTAAAACTAAAGCTTGCATACGTGAAGCAGCGTTTACCACCTTTTTAAAATAGACACGTCCTTTTTCGGACAAGTGCTCTGCCTCTGTACTTTCTATACGTGAAATGAACATTTGTGTCTTTCTAAGGGGCTCTTGCAAATCATGACTGGCAACCCGGTTAAAGGATTCCAGCTCTGCATTACTATGTTGTAGCTCCATGTTACTGGCACGTAATTGCTCTTCTGCCTCAATACTCAACGAAATATCCTGAGCAACACCGGACATAACTTGTTTATTATTTTTTTGAATAAACTGCCCATTTACTTTTAGGTGTTTTATCTCCCCTGTTTTGGTAATGATACGGTACCTGTGTTCCGTAACGTTTAGCTCGTTCGTAGACTTTTCAATGCTTTGGTGATACGTCTTTAAATCTTCAGGATGAACAAACTCACCATATTCTTTTAATGAAGGCTTAAAAGCTTTGGGTTCGTGGCCTAACATTCTGTAAAAATTGTCCGAAAGCTCAATTTCGTCTGTACCTACATACCATAAAAAGCTACCTATTTTTGCAATTCGCTCTGCATCTGTAAGAATGGAGTTTTGTATGGATAGCTCTTGGTTAAGGGATACAACACGGTCTGAGTTTTGTTTTTCTTCCGTAACATCTACTACCACCCCTACTGAAGCTTTTCTTCCGTGACGTATAAGTGCGCGTCCATTAAGCTCTATATGCTTAACATCTCCTTGCTTGGTAATAATGCGGTATCCATTTACTTGAGATGTTCCGTGTTCAATGGTCTCAGTACCCAAACGGTTATATGTTTCCAAATCTTCTGGGTGAACAAACTGTTTATAACTATCATAGCTAACCTTAAATGTATTTGGTTCATACCCTAAGATACGGTAGAAATTATCTGATATAGAAGCCTCTCCATTGTCCAAATACCAAATGTAACTACCTATATTGGCTACATTTTCAGCATCTATAAAAATTGAGTTTTGAGTTTCAAGTTGTACGTTCAACTGTAGGAGTTGGTCTGTTTTTTCTTTTTCTTCTGTTATTTCCCTAGTCGTTAGAGTAATACCATCTCCTAACTTAATGGCGCGTGCGCTAAACCACTTTGAAGCACCTTCTACCTCATACGGTACTTCATAGGATGTAGGGTTGCCAGTTTGGACAACACCTGTTAAGTAGCCAA
This genomic interval from Zobellia roscoffensis contains the following:
- a CDS encoding PAS domain-containing protein encodes the protein MQDLAEKVAHTLQVNNAISELSAHSTQAESEEFRNQLQKIDGTNTIFEDYVKEGETILHTLKDLTKENPSQQTRLAPMETLLDSLHAELRSLANHPGNTRIDIGESQLSKKTNINFTLYRIRNIRNQMLAEERLSIKNTREEYDSNKYLAPFTSLLLAFFALVIFVLAFLKIYRNKVRIRQSENFLRSVLATTDNIVNYYEPIYDEQKAIIDFIIIFANECNRDYLGLDPEHIMDKPISEVFPFLMLNGEFEKLVSCFQQKEKVTLDRQISVQGEKLWFKSLITPLAQGIMVTARNSTAEEKAKEEQLLLNQRLEDQNLKLLDNRAFLNNIFKSISHVVMNFESIRNEKDEITDFKILFINDKITPITGDLPEDIINKKVSEIFPTIYESEIFGYLTGVVQTGNPTSYEVPYEVEGASKWFSARAIKLGDGITLTTREITEEKEKTDQLLQLNVQLETQNSIFIDAENVANIGSYIWYLDNGEASISDNFYRILGYEPNTFKVSYDSYKQFVHPEDLETYNRLGTETIEHGTSQVNGYRIITKQGDVKHIELNGRALIRHGRKASVGVVVDVTEEKQNSDRVVSLNQELSIQNSILTDAERIAKIGSFLWYVGTDEIELSDNFYRMLGHEPKAFKPSLKEYGEFVHPEDLKTYHQSIEKSTNELNVTEHRYRIITKTGEIKHLKVNGQFIQKNNKQVMSGVAQDISLSIEAEEQLRASNMELQHSNAELESFNRVASHDLQEPLRKTQMFISRIESTEAEHLSEKGRVYFKKVVNAASRMQALVLNLLTYSRIDSKHEDFELIDLNQVLQKVKEDLSTNIENTGANIKSENLPTLKGVSYQLEQLFNNLISNALKYKVADVTPSLTIQAEKVHAKQIPEDFFKMANTYYKITIIDNGIGFSTEHSEKIFEVFQRLHQKSEYTGTGIGLAICKKIVENHRGFIYATSELGKGSAFIFYLPA